The following proteins are co-located in the Mesorhizobium sp. M1E.F.Ca.ET.045.02.1.1 genome:
- a CDS encoding DUF72 domain-containing protein: MTSQGKIRSGMGGWTFEPWDTSFYPDKLAKAKQLHYASRQVPSIEVNGTYYSSFKEPTFLKWAGDTPDGFVFSLKGNRFVTNRRVLGEAGESMMRFLGSGVAALGEKLGPILWQFAPTKKFDPDDFEAFLKLLPEKQDGVSLRHALEVRHDSFRVPEFPALARKYNAAIVYADHAKYPAIADVTGDFVYLRLQTGSDDNPDCYTPKGLDEWTARAKTWAEGKQPADLPRADPKTDAPVKPRDVFVYFITEGKVRAPFGAMALMKRVAA, encoded by the coding sequence ATGACCAGCCAAGGAAAGATCCGCTCCGGCATGGGCGGCTGGACCTTCGAGCCCTGGGACACGTCCTTCTATCCGGACAAGCTCGCCAAGGCCAAGCAGTTGCACTACGCCAGCCGCCAGGTGCCGAGCATCGAGGTCAACGGCACCTATTATTCCAGCTTCAAGGAACCGACTTTCCTGAAATGGGCCGGCGATACGCCGGACGGCTTCGTCTTCTCGCTGAAGGGCAACCGCTTCGTCACCAACCGCCGCGTGCTCGGCGAGGCCGGCGAATCGATGATGCGCTTCCTTGGTTCCGGCGTCGCCGCGCTTGGCGAAAAGCTCGGGCCGATTCTTTGGCAGTTCGCACCGACGAAAAAATTCGACCCGGACGATTTCGAAGCCTTCCTGAAGCTGCTGCCTGAAAAGCAGGACGGGGTTTCGCTCCGCCATGCGCTCGAGGTGCGGCATGACAGCTTCAGAGTGCCCGAATTCCCGGCCTTGGCGCGCAAATACAATGCCGCGATCGTCTATGCCGACCACGCCAAATATCCGGCGATTGCCGACGTCACCGGCGATTTCGTCTATTTGCGGCTGCAGACCGGCAGCGATGACAATCCCGACTGCTACACGCCGAAGGGGCTCGACGAATGGACGGCGCGGGCAAAGACCTGGGCGGAAGGCAAGCAGCCGGCCGACCTGCCCCGCGCCGATCCCAAGACCGATGCGCCGGTCAAGCCCCGCGACGTGTTCGTCTACTTCATCACCGAAGGCAAGGTTCGCGCGCCCTTCGGCGCCATGGCGCTGATGAAGCGGGTGGCGGCCTAG
- a CDS encoding GNAT family N-acetyltransferase, with translation MPRQANDADLAAIVALTTAAYAPYTALLGAPPIPVTEDYAPRIERGEIWLLESGGELAGLIVLERHPDHAMIFSVAVAPAFQGKKLGIALLDVADGQARQWHVPEVRLYTNSRMERNIALYTAYGYRETGRRPNPYRPGWTVVDMAKPVGKAA, from the coding sequence ATGCCAAGACAGGCAAACGATGCTGATCTCGCCGCCATCGTCGCGCTGACCACTGCCGCCTACGCACCCTACACCGCCCTGCTCGGCGCGCCACCGATCCCGGTCACCGAGGACTACGCGCCGCGCATCGAGCGCGGCGAAATCTGGCTGCTGGAGAGTGGCGGCGAATTGGCCGGGCTGATCGTCCTCGAACGGCATCCTGACCACGCCATGATCTTCAGCGTCGCGGTGGCGCCGGCCTTCCAGGGCAAGAAGCTCGGCATCGCTCTGCTCGACGTCGCCGACGGGCAGGCGCGGCAGTGGCACGTGCCGGAGGTGCGGCTCTACACCAATTCGCGGATGGAGCGGAACATCGCGCTCTACACCGCCTATGGCTATCGCGAGACGGGTCGCCGGCCCAATCCATACCGGCCGGGATGGACCGTCGTCGACATGGCCAAACCCGTCGGCAAAGCCGCCTGA
- the uvrA gene encoding excinuclease ABC subunit UvrA, whose product MADQKYLSIRGAREHNLKNVDLDLPRDSLIVMTGLSGSGKSSLAFDTIYAEGQRRYVESLSAYARQFLEMMQKPDVDQIDGLSPAISIEQKTTSRNPRSTVGTVTEIYDYMRLLFARVGIPYSPATGLPIESQTVSQMVDRVLALDEGTRLYLLAPIVRGRKGEYRKELLELQKKGFQRVKVDGVFYEIADVPALDKKYKHDIDVVVDRIVVRGDLATRLADSMETALKLAEGLAVAEFADRPLDASQTGEDSVNKSKNETHERIMFSEKFACPVSGFTIPEIEPRLFSFNNPFGACPTCDGLGSQRAIDANLVVPDENVSLRDGAISPWAKSTSPYYAQTLEALGKAYGFKLGEKFKDLSAEAQEAVLHGTGEREITFQYDDGLRSYKTTKTFEGVIPNLDRRWKETESAWMREEIERFMSATPCPACNGFRLKPEALAVKIAGKHIGEVTEQSIRKADQWFTDLPAQLNEKQNEIAVRVLKEIRERLRFLNDVGLDYLTLSRNSGTLSGGESQRIRLASQIGSGLTGVLYVLDEPSIGLHQRDNARLLDTLKHLRDIGNTVIVVEHDEDAILHADYVVDIGPAAGIHGGQIIAQGTPQQIMATPASITGKYLSGELEVATPQLRREAKKNRRIKVVGARGNNLKNVTAEIPLGTFTCVTGVSGGGKSTFLIETLFKAASRRIMGSREHPAEHDRIEGLEFLDKVIDIDQSPIGRTPRSNPATYTGAFTPIRDWFAGLPEAKARGYQPGRFSFNVKGGRCEACQGDGVIKIEMHFLPDVYVTCDVCHGKRYNRETLDVLFKGKSIADVLDMTVEEGVDFFSAVPGVRDKLVTLNQVGLGYIHIGQQATTLSGGEAQRIKLAKELSRKATGKTLYILDEPTTGLHFHDVAKLLEVLHELVDQGNTVVVIEHNLEVIKTSDWVLDLGPEGGDGGGELVASGTPEAIVREKRSYTGQFLKELLERRPGGKREAAE is encoded by the coding sequence ATGGCCGACCAAAAATACCTTTCCATTCGCGGGGCGCGCGAACACAATCTCAAGAACGTCGATCTCGACCTGCCGCGCGACAGCCTGATCGTCATGACCGGCCTGTCAGGATCCGGCAAGTCGTCGCTCGCCTTTGATACCATCTACGCCGAGGGCCAGCGCCGCTACGTCGAAAGCCTGTCGGCCTATGCCCGCCAGTTCCTGGAGATGATGCAGAAGCCGGACGTCGACCAGATCGACGGCCTGTCGCCCGCCATCTCGATCGAGCAGAAGACCACCTCGCGCAATCCGCGCTCGACGGTCGGCACCGTCACCGAGATCTACGACTATATGCGCTTGCTGTTCGCGCGCGTCGGCATCCCTTATTCGCCGGCCACAGGCCTGCCGATCGAGAGCCAGACGGTCAGCCAGATGGTCGACCGCGTGCTGGCGCTGGACGAAGGCACGCGCCTCTATCTGCTGGCGCCGATCGTGCGCGGCCGCAAGGGCGAGTACCGCAAGGAACTGCTGGAACTGCAGAAGAAGGGTTTCCAGCGCGTCAAGGTCGACGGAGTCTTCTACGAGATCGCCGACGTGCCGGCGCTGGACAAGAAGTACAAGCACGACATCGACGTCGTCGTCGACCGCATCGTCGTACGTGGCGATCTGGCGACGCGGCTCGCGGATTCGATGGAAACCGCGCTGAAGCTCGCCGAAGGGCTGGCGGTGGCCGAGTTTGCCGACAGGCCGCTCGACGCCAGCCAGACCGGCGAGGACTCGGTCAACAAGTCGAAGAACGAGACGCATGAGCGCATCATGTTCTCGGAGAAATTTGCCTGCCCGGTGTCCGGCTTCACCATTCCGGAAATCGAGCCCAGGCTGTTCTCCTTCAACAACCCGTTCGGCGCCTGCCCGACCTGCGACGGCCTCGGCAGCCAGCGCGCCATCGACGCCAACCTCGTCGTGCCGGACGAGAACGTCTCGCTGCGCGACGGCGCGATCAGCCCGTGGGCGAAATCGACCTCGCCCTACTACGCGCAAACTCTGGAAGCGCTCGGCAAGGCCTACGGCTTCAAGCTCGGCGAAAAGTTCAAGGATCTGAGCGCCGAGGCGCAAGAAGCCGTGCTGCACGGCACCGGCGAGCGCGAGATCACCTTCCAGTATGACGACGGCTTGCGTTCCTACAAGACGACCAAGACCTTCGAGGGCGTCATCCCCAATCTCGACCGGCGCTGGAAGGAAACGGAATCGGCCTGGATGCGCGAGGAGATCGAGCGCTTCATGTCGGCCACCCCCTGCCCTGCCTGCAACGGCTTCCGGCTCAAGCCGGAGGCGCTGGCGGTGAAGATCGCCGGAAAGCATATCGGCGAGGTCACCGAACAGTCGATCCGCAAGGCCGACCAGTGGTTCACCGACCTGCCGGCGCAGCTCAACGAGAAGCAGAACGAGATCGCGGTCAGGGTGCTGAAGGAAATCCGCGAGCGGCTGCGCTTCTTGAACGATGTCGGCCTCGACTATCTGACGCTGTCGCGCAATTCGGGCACGCTGTCGGGCGGCGAGAGCCAGCGCATTCGTCTCGCCTCGCAGATCGGCTCCGGCCTGACAGGCGTGCTCTATGTGCTGGACGAGCCGTCGATCGGCCTGCACCAGCGCGACAATGCGCGCCTGCTCGATACGCTGAAGCACCTGCGCGACATCGGCAACACGGTGATCGTCGTCGAGCATGACGAGGACGCCATCCTGCATGCCGACTATGTCGTCGACATCGGCCCGGCCGCCGGCATCCATGGCGGCCAGATCATCGCGCAAGGCACGCCGCAGCAGATCATGGCGACGCCCGCCTCGATCACCGGCAAGTACTTGTCGGGCGAGCTCGAAGTGGCGACGCCACAGCTGCGCCGCGAGGCGAAGAAGAACCGGCGGATCAAGGTCGTCGGCGCGCGCGGCAACAATCTGAAGAACGTGACGGCGGAGATTCCGCTGGGCACCTTCACCTGCGTGACCGGCGTTTCCGGTGGCGGCAAGTCGACCTTCCTGATCGAGACGCTGTTCAAGGCGGCCTCGCGCCGCATCATGGGCTCGCGCGAGCATCCGGCCGAGCATGACCGCATCGAGGGGCTGGAGTTCCTCGACAAGGTCATCGACATCGACCAGTCGCCGATCGGCCGCACGCCGCGTTCCAACCCGGCGACCTATACCGGCGCCTTCACGCCGATCCGCGACTGGTTCGCCGGCCTGCCCGAAGCCAAGGCGCGCGGCTATCAGCCGGGGCGCTTCTCCTTCAACGTCAAGGGCGGCCGCTGCGAGGCCTGCCAGGGCGACGGCGTCATCAAGATCGAGATGCACTTCCTGCCCGACGTCTACGTCACCTGCGACGTCTGCCACGGCAAGCGCTACAACCGCGAGACGCTGGACGTGCTGTTCAAGGGCAAGTCGATCGCCGATGTGCTCGACATGACGGTCGAGGAAGGCGTCGACTTCTTCTCGGCGGTGCCCGGCGTGCGCGATAAGCTGGTGACGCTGAACCAGGTCGGCCTCGGCTACATCCATATCGGCCAGCAGGCGACGACGCTTTCGGGTGGCGAGGCGCAGCGCATCAAGCTCGCTAAGGAGCTGTCGCGCAAGGCGACCGGCAAGACGCTCTACATCCTCGACGAGCCGACCACCGGCCTGCATTTCCACGACGTCGCCAAGCTGCTCGAAGTGCTGCACGAGCTGGTCGACCAGGGCAACACGGTGGTGGTGATCGAGCACAATCTCGAAGTCATCAAAACCTCCGACTGGGTGCTCGACCTCGGCCCCGAGGGCGGCGACGGCGGCGGCGAGTTGGTCGCCTCCGGCACGCCGGAAGCGATCGTGCGCGAGAAGCGCAGCTACACCGGCCAGTTCCTGAAGGAGCTTCTGGAACGGCGCCCCGGAGGCAAGCGCGAAGCGGCTGAGTGA
- a CDS encoding ATP-dependent Clp protease proteolytic subunit has protein sequence MSALANLVPMVIEQSSRGERAFDIFSRLLRERIVFINGEINDGVSALVCAQLLSLESDNPDKEISIYINSPGGVVTSGFAIYDTMQYISCPVSTVCMGFAASMGSFLLMAGSPGRRIALPNTRIVLHQPLGGFQGQASDIQRHAEDILRTKHHMTELYARHCGRTYEEVERTLDRDYFMTAEEAKAWGLVDHVYDTRKKAA, from the coding sequence ATGAGCGCCCTTGCCAATCTGGTGCCGATGGTGATCGAGCAGTCGAGCCGCGGCGAACGCGCCTTTGACATCTTTTCGCGGCTGCTGCGCGAGCGCATCGTCTTCATCAACGGCGAGATCAATGACGGCGTGTCGGCGCTGGTCTGCGCGCAGCTTTTGTCGCTGGAATCGGACAATCCCGACAAGGAGATATCGATCTACATCAACTCGCCGGGCGGCGTGGTGACCAGCGGCTTCGCCATCTACGACACGATGCAATACATCTCCTGCCCGGTGTCGACGGTCTGCATGGGTTTTGCGGCGTCGATGGGCTCCTTCCTGCTGATGGCCGGCTCACCCGGCCGGCGCATCGCGCTGCCCAACACAAGGATCGTGCTGCATCAGCCGCTGGGCGGCTTCCAGGGCCAGGCCTCCGACATCCAGCGCCACGCCGAGGACATTCTGCGCACCAAGCACCACATGACCGAGCTCTATGCCAGGCATTGCGGGCGGACATACGAAGAGGTCGAGCGCACGCTCGACCGCGACTATTTCATGACCGCCGAGGAAGCCAAGGCCTGGGGCCTCGTCGACCACGTCTACGACACGCGCAAGAAAGCCGCCTAA
- a CDS encoding SRPBCC domain-containing protein translates to MTAIKHPAATGAPLSFECELPDPPEKVWRALTEPELLAAWMMPNDMKPEAGKRFAFAGPDAPIECEVLEAEPGKLLRYSWRERPGADADRLPAFDSVVTFTLEPTVSGGTHLSIVHDGFVPATHPVVALAGAGCGLSLDARKNPTAANAPFMMLHAA, encoded by the coding sequence ATGACGGCTATAAAACATCCGGCAGCGACCGGTGCACCGCTGAGCTTCGAATGCGAGCTTCCGGATCCGCCGGAAAAAGTCTGGCGCGCGCTGACCGAGCCGGAACTGCTCGCCGCCTGGATGATGCCCAACGACATGAAGCCGGAGGCGGGCAAGCGCTTCGCCTTTGCCGGGCCGGATGCGCCGATCGAATGCGAGGTGCTCGAGGCCGAGCCCGGCAAGCTGCTGCGCTATTCCTGGCGCGAGCGGCCGGGCGCAGACGCTGATCGGCTTCCGGCCTTCGACAGCGTCGTCACCTTCACGCTCGAGCCCACGGTTTCCGGCGGCACGCATCTCAGCATCGTCCATGACGGCTTCGTACCGGCAACGCATCCTGTCGTCGCCCTGGCCGGCGCCGGCTGCGGCCTGTCGCTCGACGCGCGCAAGAACCCGACCGCCGCCAATGCGCCCTTTATGATGCTGCACGCAGCCTGA
- a CDS encoding metalloregulator ArsR/SmtB family transcription factor produces the protein MIEAEIFRALADPTRRAVYERLAADELTVSELRAGMSVSQPAVSQHLAVLRGAGLVIERRAGRNAYYRADPQGLDPLLGWIERYRAFWPERIERLKTVLKEMDQ, from the coding sequence ATGATCGAAGCAGAGATTTTCCGGGCGCTGGCCGATCCGACACGGCGCGCCGTCTATGAGCGGCTGGCGGCCGACGAATTGACCGTGTCCGAATTGCGCGCCGGCATGAGCGTGTCGCAGCCCGCGGTCTCGCAGCATCTTGCCGTACTGCGCGGCGCCGGCCTCGTGATCGAGCGGCGCGCCGGCCGCAACGCTTATTATCGCGCCGACCCGCAAGGGCTCGATCCCCTGCTCGGCTGGATCGAACGTTACCGCGCCTTCTGGCCGGAGCGAATCGAGAGGTTGAAGACGGTTCTGAAGGAAATGGATCAATGA
- a CDS encoding cupin domain-containing protein — MQIAAANGAAELCIFEQWVGPGAGAPTHSHPVEEVLTVIAGKAEMWIEDRRAGLTAGQSLIIPAHRKHGFRNVGSGTLHIHAVLASPIFEASFDGAAEPVKRWTS, encoded by the coding sequence ATGCAGATCGCCGCCGCCAATGGCGCCGCCGAGCTTTGCATATTCGAGCAGTGGGTCGGGCCAGGTGCCGGCGCGCCGACGCATTCGCATCCAGTGGAAGAGGTGCTGACAGTGATTGCCGGTAAAGCCGAAATGTGGATCGAAGACCGACGCGCCGGACTCACCGCCGGGCAGTCGCTGATCATTCCCGCGCACCGCAAGCATGGCTTTCGAAATGTTGGTTCCGGCACGCTTCATATCCATGCCGTGCTCGCATCACCGATCTTCGAGGCAAGCTTCGACGGAGCCGCGGAGCCGGTGAAACGCTGGACGTCCTAA